The window taaataataagttttcctttAATGGGGGTGTTAAAACATGCATTGTTGACTCAGAGAACAATTTgtaaaacatggagaaaatgatgAATCCAAAATGGCACATGATTGGAGCACATGACACTGCAATGGTATTGTCCAAAATCAAGCTGGGAGTTACATAGGCAAATGTAGCACATGCAAGGCTATTGAAAGTGGTCggttatcttagaaaaataccttTCTTAAAGATAGaggtttcatttattttttaacaaaaaattaAGTAAAAATACTGTGTTTTCCACAATTTCCTACAAACATAGGTTGAGCTAACAATGGAAAGTCTGTTTCACGGAAAATGgtgtttcctttcctttccatgaTTCTAAACAAGCTCTTATGAGAaagaggtttatatatatatatatatatatatatatatatatatatatatatatatatatatatatatatatatatatatatatatatatatatatatatattgacacaCATACACATCTAATAGGTATGGGGtcgttttcagtgatccaaatggtAATATTTCAGTCGTGTTTGGTGATCCAAAAAGTTGATATCCAGAAATATAGCTATGAAGGAATCTATCTACGAAAAATTCAAGACAGGAAAATCATATATAGGCATTGAAATCAATGGCCCTCAAAGTGGTCATCAAGGCAGTGCTCAAGAGGACAGTCCATATTCAATAAAAAACATTGAATTCCATCCATGTTGATGCCCATCTTGTGAGAGGTTTGGGTCACGAAATACAACCCTAGATACAACTGATATGGTCATATCATATTATCACATTAAAATGCATATCTGAGCATACCTCCATGAGAAATGCTCCCGCAGTGGTGGGGCTGTAAGTGATAGTGCTCTTGGTTGCATTGGGACACCTAGacagtccatccatttgtggattgcttatttGGTTCAGCGCACATTTCATGAGCTGGGCATGCAAATTTGATGTAGAATAGGTCGTGGATTCATTCACAGCGTTCATGGACCGAAGAAAAGAGGCCAATAAGGATCGACAACAATCAGCCTAGTTCGACTAGACGACCGATTGGGTTGACAGGTCAAAATTCCGCCAGAATTACCGAAAATTCCAGAATTGTTGCTTGTTGTTTTCTGTCTGTTTGATATGTCGACTGATCTGATTGACCGGTCGACAGATCGGGTCGACAGGTTGAAATTCACCGAATTTTCAGTTTTATTCTTTAGACAGTTTTTGGGTTGTTTCGACCTATCGGTTCATCCGGTCAATGATAGATCAACCAACGGGTGATAGAATTTGCACATTTTTAGAGTTTGTTTCCTTGTTTGAATAGGACTCTTTCACTTATGATTTTTGGACTTGTTTAGGCATATTTAATGATGCTAAACTCATTTTTATCATCATTCAATCAATTAAACTTCTTAcaaatttatttctttcttgtggatTTGAGAGTTTTCAGCCTCGTGGATTTAAGGTGTTTATCAATCCAGGGAGACAGTTATCAACCTCATCTCGTCTTTTTCTGCCTCAAAATTTCATACCAATGTGACAAATATTAATGATTCAttcaatggcctttaatatgtACAGTCAAGACAGTTTAAACAAAAATccacatgaagggaaaatacaaataaatggatggttaagagaaACTGAAAAACTATctaatatatatgtggcccatctatttCGTAATCTTATATAACTAatctttgaggaaaaaaaaaaaaagcaactgtACAGTCATGGTCACATGATCTTTGGTATTTTTGTGTTTGTGTGTGCACGTGATGGTGGACAGTCGCAGCATAAGCTTTATTAATAAAAGAGAAAATTTGGATAAGATGAAGGGGGAAAAGAACCTGACCTCCAGAACAAAGAACAATGATTTGTGGAATCCACGGTGCTtaaggcgtgtttggacgggcacgCTGCGTTGGAGTGGCCTGTATTAGGCTGGATAGGGTACACCAATCCTACGTTGTCAGAGCAGCCGCCGGTGATATGGGTGGGAACCTGAccctggggtccaccttgataaatgtgtttcatatctacactgtccatccgtttttttcagattattttatggcatgagcctgaaaatgaAGCAGTTGAAAACTCAGATGaagcacaccacaagaaacagcggTCATTGAACAgcagccattaaaaacttactaacgTCTACCATAATGGTTATTAGCCATCCAAAGGTTACActgatatggatgaaaggaaaacacaattatcaacttgatccaaaacttttgtggccaacaaaatgcttttaatggtcatttattgctatttcatgtagtgtggtccacctaaaatttgaatctTATTCATTTTCATCGCCATTCCataaaatgaagtgaaaaaacggATAGAGGGCGTAGATATACAAGGAAAACATTGAATTGGGCACCACGGTTAGGGTCACACCCACGTGGCTGGATTCGCAGCCAAGTTGCGTCCGTGTGGAACAAATAAAAAGGCAATCAACATCTGATGAACATCTTTTCActtaacaaaaggaaaaaaaagtagAGCAGTTATACACACAGCAACAACACAGTTTGGGGAAAGGGAAGCAAATGAAAAGCTATCGTTGATTTCTCTCTCCAACTCCTCTTAAATGCGACGTCAATGTGATATTGGGGATGTGGGCAATCTTGTAgcgatcttctcctccttctcggCAGCGTTCTTCTAAGACTGGACACAAGAAGATATTCAGTTGTTGAAGCATGGTGAGGTGTTGCAACTCCTCTGGTAGAGATCTCAACTTTGGGCAGTTCCAGATCTTTAATTGTTGAAGCATGGTGAGGTGTTGCAACTCCTCTGGTAGAGACCTTAAATTATAACAAAAGTTGTTCTGCagagtttggagggctttgagttgtcccaaccAACCACATGGGAACGATGTCAGCTCTGGATTATAAAAAATCACCAAATGGTTAAGGTTGGGGAGGACGGGTAAGGGCACACCGGATGACATTCCAACATCACTTGCATACAAAGTCAGCTTCTGGAGGAGCGGTGGAAGGTTGCTGGGCAACGCCTGTAGCTTTGGGCAGTCTTCTATTTCTAATTGGATGAGAGATGGCATAACCTTTCCATCATCTCCACCTCTCAATTCCCACTCTTCCCAATTTTTCATGAATCTGAAGGAGAGGCTCTCCAGCTTTGGGAATGAGACAACACGACGACCACCACTTCTTCCCTCATTGTTATCATCACCACTAAACTCATTACCCACCTTTCTCACCTCTTCCATTCCTTCaatatgaaaatggatggcccgtagagaatagttggtaccatcaaaactacaacgtagGGCCCTTGTACATGATGAGTCCTTGTCTATTGATCTGAAGTAATGTAAAACACGCAAAGAGTTGTAGCAGAAGAAGGTATTAGAtgtaccgtacagcaggagataccTAAGGGATTGCGGTTTCTGGATCTGGCGAAATAACAATAGCAACAGGGGCTTTGGATCTGGAAAACCCAGATCTGGAGCAACAGCAACAAGGGTCGGACGAGCAGATCTGGAACAACAACGGGGACGAGTAGATTTGCTGGATCTTGAACAGCAACAGGGACGAGTAGAGGGGTTGGATGAGCAACAGGGATGAGCAGATCTGCAACAGCAACAGGAACAAACAGATCTGCTGGATCTGGAACAACAATAGGGACGAGCAGAGGGGTCGTCGGACGACGCAGCATGGGcagccggacgacgcaggggcgATCGGACGAGCAGGGATAGTGGCCGAATACAGCAGGGATGGCCGGACAATGCAACAGGGgcggccggacgacgcagggagGTCGAATGAGTAGGGACAGTGGCCGGACGCAGCAGGGATGGGGGCCGGACGCAACAGGGGTGGTGACCGGAAGACGCAGGGGCGGTTTCGGATCAGTGAAGCACTGATACCATgaaaaccgagaggagctgaagcTTTTCTGTATTTAAGACAActcaaaggggttgaatatatagagattacagtcatctatataagaaaaataatgatcagaatcctctacctatggaaacgaattatacaaggtatactagctatacaaggtatatgaGCCTGTCTAACACTTTGAAGGGTTCCATTCTTCCATTGCTTGAGTCATTTGCTAGTTCGGAGTCTTCCCCTGCATGTGGCTCTGCTCTGTGCCTTGATGGGATGATGATAGATTATAATGGAGTAGCATCTGATGCCAGGAAAGAATCTGGTATCGTCGccatgattgaaaaaaaaaaagggtttattAGAGAATGAGTGGTtgatcattattttctttattagcCTAAATTTGGCCAGTGGCTAAGAAAGAAGATAATGGTAAGTGGCTCATTCCCCAATGATGCATTTTTCATTCTtcaaaatttcatcatctttCTTATCCTGCTTCAGGATATGCTTGATGAAAATGGATTGCAATTGCCACTACCAATGCGAACAAACAAATCTATGGAGTAATTAAAGATTCATCATGTGGAGAAAATGAAGCCAATGTAAGTAAATAGGTAGtggttgggcttgggttagaaaatgtggcccatttaagtaaatgggtagTGGTTAGGCTCGGGTTAGAAAATGTGACCCATTAAAGTAAATGGGTTAGGCTCAAGTTGAATGCTACCCAACTTGACCCACCCATATAGCTTATGAATGGTCTATTGAGATGGgcatttctctctttttaaaacTGTCATCAACAACCTCTCTAGCAGGCTACTGGATTTCAAGGGCAATTCGGCACATTGATAAATAAAAGGAACAAATGATTCTATGAGGGATTACTCGTCTTCCTAATCTTCCACACAAGAAAAGGAATTTTCCACCCTTTTCTCGTGTGGAAATAATAATGATTCTTGATCCTGTTCGTCAAAGATTACTATttatttgttatttgatttttttgagtTCTATCAGAACTCATTTGTTTAGATTCATAAGTAGTGGACAAACTAAAAAAAGGGGGTGAGAGTAACTTACTGAGCAAATAAAACTTCTTCAATGAACTTATTAAAAAATAAACCTGTAATAAGATAAACAATGAGGATTGGGATGAGGATAGCTATGTGAGTAATCTGGGTCTTTGTGGACGACTGCTAGAAAGAAGTTGCTCATCCAAAGACCTGTAACCAACCCACCATGAGGGCGATGCTGATTCAGGAATTGCTGATAATCCTGCATTGTTCTACTCATGTATGGCACTGTCTCAtgcattagtatttttaagaGTGTCATAGCACCTCTTTTCTTCGACAAGAGCTGGTGGCAAATGTACATCACAACCATATTGATCCGTACAGCAATTGGATTTCTAAGAAGCTTTCAAGAGCAACCAAACTACTTTAGAAACTGTGCTTGTAAATCCATAATACAAAAGTGAGGGTATACCAACCAACAAAGACTGTCGATCAAGTCATTCAAAATCTATAAAGGACAAACGCTCTCACCCAACATCCATTATGGTAGaaacatagttcaaaaacttgaaaTTTTGGCTCAATTCAAATGTTCAGCCAGTTCAGGTTCACTCAAGGTCATGACCCAACTTAATTTTTAATAATTAGTAAATTTAAAAAGTTCCACCATTAGTATTTATACTTAAAATAGTTATAATAAGCTCGAAAAAAGCAAGGTGAGATTTTAACACCAGTTCACCAGACAGCACACATCGAACCACATTGCAGAGGTTTGAGGGTTCGAATTCCACTTTGAATCTCAATTTGAGTCAGTGTGAGTGAtagagccgagttgactcggctgagtttcAAGCTGAGTCAGCAAGTTCTACAACCATGATGCATAATACCCACCTTGCCATATGAAATCACAACCTTTGGTTTAGAGAATGATTCCAAACTGCAAGGAGCAATTCCCAAGCAGTTGTGTAATGGCTTCTCCAGACTGATGATTCAAGGGGGGGAAAAAAAGCAACCTTTTGTAGGGCTACTTGATCTTCTAGAGTGACAAACAGAGTCCGAAACACAAGGCAAGAGCATAACAAAGATTTCAAACCAAATGCTGGTTTGTGACTGCAAGGGTTTGGTGTGAAGGGTAAAAGAACAAGATCTATATTTCAAAGTATTTCGTTTAACAAACCAAAATGCCACTGTCGAATTGCATGATAACTTGAAAATTACAAGGGTCGGCCTCTTACCAAGCAAAGACCATATCACAACCACGAGAAAAGAGAACAAAACagaatgaaatgaaaaagaaaccGCTCTTACCTCAATGAGCATTTTGATGGGCAAGAAGGCTCCTGACAGAAAATGATAGAACCACATGATAGAATTACACAAGACAAAGTTCGGGGAATAGCTTTGAATTTAAGGTTATGGCCTTTTTCAGGTGAATCTAGCCCCCCAGAATGATTTTGATTCCCACAAACTGGCCTACAAACAAAGCATATTACAGGTACCCTGTACTTGTTAAAGACGGCATCTACTTTTGGAGGACATGCTTCTCATATAGGGCAACTATCTCCTTGTTAGGATTCTTCAGCTGCAGCAGCTCTGCACCAAAACCAAGTCTCATGAGCTCCTGCTTCAGCTTCAGCACGGTGAACTTGGTATGGCCTTCTGATTCTGTTTGCAGACTTTGGTTATCGTTGTCATCTGCTTTGAAGATGGAACCTCCATCTTCAGTATGCGTCCTTAGCGGGCTAGTCGTGCTCTTCGACTTCTTTCTTCCTCTAACATTCTCTTCATCAATGTCCATATCTTGAACGGATTCAATACTAACATAGTCATTGTTGATgctaaaatctggttcaccctttaTCGAGCTCCGAGCACTCAGACCGAGCCCTGTATCCTGCACAAGGGAAAGAcgaaggagaccctggctagatcaggggaccctccgatgccaaagtcaggctaggaatctgggtctaagttgtgtaGAGTAGGCTTAGGGTGTGAGATGTTTCGTACCTATTTCTGTCGATATGTTCCCTTCTAATACCTTTTGATTGAAGTTAACGTGCCCGTCAATCTCGGCAAGATCTCTGCCATTAAGCGAGAGCTACGCATGCGCTGATGTCGGCCGTTACCCGAAGATTGTGCACCGGATGACGCTCCAGACATGTGAttcaatatctctctctctttcttcgaCCTGCTTTTCTAGAAATTCAACCTTGGACACAGCATCCATTTCAGAGCGGCACAAACGTTCGACCTCATCTATCAGGTCAGCTTTCCgtctttcaaggctttcaacttGCCTGTGAGCTCTCTCGATTTGGGTCAATCTTTCCATCGCCAATCGTTAAACTTCGCTCTTTTCACTTTGAGCAAGTGCTGCTTCCTCCCGAGCTTTATCAGCCAAATCAACCACTCTTTTTTGCTTCATTTTCTGCAGCCCGGCACCTTTCATCTGCTTCCTTGAACCTTTTGAACTCGGATTGATACTTTTGCTCCAGGTGAGTCTTTTCTCGTTCTATTATCCTTGCTTCTCTCTCGTACGATTGAGCTGTGGCCTTCGCAGAATCTAACATCTCACTCAAATCCTTGATTTCAAGTTTTAAGGTCGAAGCTTCCAAGTCATAGTTCTTCAGTTTCGGCTCAGCAGCCTGCAAGCATTTACCACCATCACTTTGATCACCACCATCatcaataacaataataataataacaacacaCAGGTTTGATAAGCCCACATACGCCTCTATGCATGGCCATATGCAGGATATTGACCCATATAACTGGCCCAAAACTCAGGCCAGACCATTCGGCAGGCAGGCCACACTTATACTTTGAAAAGGAAGCTAGTCTCAGAAAATGTGAGCTTACCTTCAGCTCCAGACACAAACTCATTAGATGATTCTCAGCTTGTTCGATTTTTGCTTGCTTATCTTTAATTTCATCTTCCTGTCATTCACATCaaaaataaatttagaaataCTTCTCAGGGACCAACATTCTGTGAAAAAAGACAAAGTTAAAAATGGAAAGGGCAATGTATTTATCACCTTTTCAGCCAAACTTTCAGAGAATTCTGTCCTCAGAGCATTCTCCCTATGCTGCGTGTCCTTATTATAGCGTTCCTGTATTGTAGCTGCCTTCTCAAGAGCTGCTTTGGCTTCTCTGACAGCAATGTCATACTTTCTCTTCCACTCTGACACTTCCACCTGGGCAGAGTTCGCTTGTTCACGAGCAGCCATTGCTCTCGCTTCGGCAGCACTGCTCCTGGACTTCAGAGCTGTTATCTCCGCATTGGCCTGATCTTCTTCAGCCTTCTGCCTCGAGAAGTACCGTTCATATTTCCTTTTCCAGTCCGATGATTCCAGTCTAGCAGAATCCAGAGCTTTCACTAAACTCGAGCACCtttaatcagtgtgatttttgcatagtAACCAATGGAATGTGTtttggacttgatgaacagttcagatcgatcAATTTGACTATCCAATAATaccaatgcaactaagagcaaTATAACAAATAATCCTCAAAGAACGGGAGAATTCTTCCCTTATGTTTGATATGGTTGAAGGGATGATGAATTCTTTAAAGCACTCGATAGATGGCCAATACCATAAAATCAGCCCAATAATAATGTCCtaggtaacaaaaaaaaaaaaaaacacatgattTTTTAGGCCACACTCAATCTGCAGTGTAACCTACTTTGTTTAGACTGGGTGCCTTAAGCTACCAGTCTTGCTTCATCAGGACTGTCAATGCTTTAGGAAAAGCCCACCAGTCTGCCAGGACACTGTCCATGCTCATTTGAGCTTACGTTCCAGGCTTAATCACAAATTTCAGGCTCGATCATCAAACGGGTGAATAAAGactcgatgaagggaaaatacaaataaatggacggttaagagaaATTGATAAACTATCtaatatacatttggcccatctATCATAGGAAAGGCCCACCAGTCTTCCTAGGGTCTACCGTAaaggttatttgccatccaacctgctcttAAGGTTACActgatatggatgaaaggaaaacacaaatattgactagatccaaaacttttgtggtgaacaaaatgtttttaatggtcatttattgctgttcatgtagtgtggtccacctacaaTATGAATCTTATTCATTTTCAGGCCCATTccataaaatgaattaaaaaaaacggATAGAGGGCGTAGATATACAATGACAACATTGAATTGGGCACCACGGTCGGGTCCCACCTACGTGGCTGGATTCGCAGCCAAGTTGCGTCCGTGTGGAACAAATAAAAAGGCAATCAACATCTGATGAATATCttttcacttaaaaaaaaaaaagaaaaaaaaaaaagaaaaggtagCGCAGTCACACACACAGCAACAACACAGTTTGGGGAAAGAGAAGCAAATGAAAAGCTATCGTTGATTTCTCTCTCCAACTCCTCTTACAAGAGACGGAATGTGATATTGGGGATGTGGGCAATCTTGTagtgatcttctcctccttctcggCAGCGTTCTTCTAAGACTGGACATCTCCAGATGTGTAATTTTTGAAGCATGGTGAGGTGTTGCAACTCCTCTGGTAGAGATCTCAACTCTGGGCAGCTCCAGATCACCAAATTTTGAAGCATGGTGAGTTGTTGCAACTCCTTTGGTAGAGATCTTAAATTAGAACAAAACATGATCTCCAGAGTTTTgagggctttgagttgtcccaaccAACCACATGGGAGCGATGTCAGCTCTTGATTATCATAAATCACCAAATGCTTAAGGTTGGGGTAGTCGGGTAAGGGCCCACCCGATAGCAACCCATCATTACCTATGCTTAAACTCAGCTTCTGTAGGAGCGGTGGAAggttgttgggcaacgcctttaGCTTTGGGCAGGTTTCCATTCCTAATTCCAGGAGTGATGGCATAACCTCTCCATCATCTCCACCTCTCAATTCCCACTCTTCCCAATTTGTCATGTAGTAGAAGGTGAGGCTCTCCAGCTTTGGGAATGAGACAAcacgaccaccaccaccacttccCTTATTGTTATCTTCACCACTAAACTCACTACCCACCTTTCTCACCTCTTCCATTCCTTCAATATGAAGGTATTTAAGGGAAGGTAGTTTCCCAAGACCTGGCAATTGTTTACACCTGTCACAATACCAGAGTTGCACCCTGACTAGATTGGAGAACACGGGATCCTCTATCCAATTGGGAAGCTTGGAACCTTTGTAATGCAGTATTTTCAACTCTTTCAAGTTTGTGTGGGGCTGCAGGATTTCAAGCACCTCCTCTGTTCTTTTCTGCTCATCATCACCCAACGCTTCATCATCCATGGGGACGTATTTGAAGGTTAGAGTATGAAGGTACTGCTTCTTATTTAGTTCTGCCTCTCTAGCTTCGTCTCTGCTCCTCACATTTTCCAAGACAGTAATTTGAAGACTTCCTTGAAGATGATTGAGGTGTTTCAGTTCTCCCCATTTACATCCTTCATCGTCACCCCCCACTATGAACTTTGTTAATGTCCGAAGGCTACTTAGTTTCCCTATGCCCTGCGGTAAGTACTTCAACTCATCAGTGTATTCTAATTCTAGATGTCTCAGGCTAATTATTTTCCCCATCTCTCTAGGCAGTTTTTTAAGCCTATGACACCAATTGAGTTTCAAGGTCTGTAAATTTCTACAATTACTTACCCCCTCTGGCAACTCCTCTATCCATGTCCCCAATAAATCAAGATATCTCAAGTGCTTCAATTTTCCCAGTGTTCGAGGCAATTTCTGAATGCTAGTGTGACTCAAGTCCAATGCCCTGAGGtgcctgaaatgatgaaataaattgtttggcaccctggagatTGTTGAGTCGAGTAGCAACGTCCACAACTTTTGTGCCTTATACAAGGTGGACCAATCTCTGTCGCCTGCATCATCACTGTCAATTAAAAACAAATGGCGGAGATTATTTAGGTTCAATGAGGATTGCTTTCTCATCTCCACCACTGAACACTCACTTCCAGCAACAGATTGTGCAAGATcatgaactaaatcatgcatcttgcaaCTGACTATGTTCTTGCCATCATCGACTACTGCATCTTGGAGCAACGAGCGTCTTAGTAAATCATTGAAATACAGCCCACCAGTTTCCTCCATATCTCTGCTTCTGTCAGAGCGAATGAAACCTTGTGCCACCCATAGCTTGACTATCATATCCTTCTCTATCTCCCAATCTTTCGGGAAGATGGAGAAATATGTGAAGCATTGCTTCAAAGCAGGAGGCAAGTCATAGTA of the Magnolia sinica isolate HGM2019 chromosome 7, MsV1, whole genome shotgun sequence genome contains:
- the LOC131250809 gene encoding uncharacterized protein LOC131250809, encoding MAAREQANSAQVEVSEWKRKYDIAVREAKAALEKAATIQERYNKDTQHRENALRTEFSESLAEKEDEIKDKQAKIEQAENHLMSLCLELKAAEPKLKNYDLEASTLKLEIKDLSEMLDSAKATAQSYEREARIIEREKTHLEQKYQSEFKRFKEADERCRAAENEAKKSG
- the LOC131250801 gene encoding putative disease resistance protein RGA3 yields the protein MVDSLISIALEKLNTILEDEVVLLVGVTNEIKKLSSTFTLLLAVLKDAQTRRVKDEAVKKWLENLKDVAYDVDDILDEWTTEALKSQAPDEDGVSCCSKKKVRSFLSPVNCFNHVVLRQKIGSRIKEVRGRLDDIAKEMSQFHFIMINTGVSERVDSEVGRGEIRERERGSLLDRPSVVGREDDKNEILNLLLRESSGQVNEVPFVISIVGMGGLGKTTLAQLAYNDEKVKGHFEMRMWVCVSEDFNVKRITKSIIESATGSSCEDLDLNLLQSRLHEMLHAKRFLLVLDDIWSEDNEKWDKLKLPFQTGASGSRIIITTRSENVSFAMGGRHMHKLAVLSDDDCWLVFRRKALEHRSAEEHSELEEIGREIIKKCGGVPLAAKTIGSAMGSRRTRREWELILESDVWNSHDVLQGILPALLLSYYDLPPALKQCFTYFSIFPKDWEIEKDMIVKLWVAQGFIRSDRSRDMEETGGLYFNDLLRRSLLQDAVVDDGKNIVSCKMHDLVHDLAQSVAGSECSVVEMRKQSSLNLNNLRHLFLIDSDDAGDRDWSTLYKAQKLWTLLLDSTISRVPNNLFHHFRHLRALDLSHTSIQKLPRTLGKLKHLRYLDLLGTWIEELPEGVSNCRNLQTLKLNWCHRLKKLPREMGKIISLRHLELEYTDELKYLPQGIGKLSSLRTLTKFIVGGDDEGCKWGELKHLNHLQGSLQITVLENVRSRDEAREAELNKKQYLHTLTFKYVPMDDEALGDDEQKRTEEVLEILQPHTNLKELKILHYKGSKLPNWIEDPVFSNLVRVQLWYCDRCKQLPGLGKLPSLKYLHIEGMEEVRKVGSEFSGEDNNKGSGGGGRVVSFPKLESLTFYYMTNWEEWELRGGDDGEVMPSLLELGMETCPKLKALPNNLPPLLQKLSLSIGNDGLLSGGPLPDYPNLKHLVIYDNQELTSLPCGWLGQLKALKTLEIMFCSNLRSLPKELQQLTMLQNLVIWSCPELRSLPEELQHLTMLQKLHIWRCPVLEERCREGGEDHYKIAHIPNITFRLL